The following proteins are co-located in the Candidatus Bathyarchaeota archaeon genome:
- the larA gene encoding nickel-dependent lactate racemase, which translates to MSTFIYTAGKRLQLDLPKTWALQKLGIPKEPPIIHGLDNAIIQQLEDHLITKSLSELVNEKKTVTILIDDQTRPTPVSSILPILINYLNLLNIPDESITIIMARGTHREPSEIEIKKKVGKLIYNRFDIKVHDPDDEKSMTYLGKTTRETPVWINSIVAKANVKIGIGTVVSHYFTGFSGGPKIVLPGVCSRETIAKNHFFSRDPNSKPGMLDGNPVWEDMLEVARMLKLDVKIDVVLNLKKEIVSISIGEVEAAQKRAVQFFEEHYGIQTSKLVDVTIASAYPLEADMIQSAKALIHASMITKDNGTIILAAECSDGEGPGFYEALCSRPKSEEIYNWILNGKTTPTGGPPAARVREQMLRKKIVLVTEGLPDSHIKKMGFEYETKIQDAISKIEENHQKMDVAVLPLGGATLPILNGVIKS; encoded by the coding sequence ATGAGCACATTCATATATACTGCGGGAAAAAGGCTCCAGTTAGATTTACCCAAAACTTGGGCATTACAAAAATTGGGGATCCCCAAGGAACCTCCGATTATACATGGTCTAGATAACGCTATTATACAACAACTAGAGGACCATCTGATAACTAAGAGCCTATCAGAATTAGTTAATGAAAAGAAAACCGTTACGATACTTATCGATGATCAAACAAGACCAACCCCTGTAAGTAGCATACTTCCGATCTTGATTAATTATTTAAACTTACTAAATATACCCGATGAGAGTATCACGATAATTATGGCTCGTGGGACCCATAGAGAACCATCAGAAATAGAGATCAAAAAGAAAGTTGGTAAATTAATTTACAATAGATTTGATATTAAGGTTCATGATCCTGATGACGAAAAAAGTATGACTTATTTAGGGAAGACTACACGAGAAACACCAGTTTGGATAAATAGCATTGTTGCTAAAGCCAATGTAAAGATAGGTATAGGGACAGTAGTTTCTCATTACTTTACAGGCTTTAGCGGAGGACCAAAGATTGTTCTACCAGGTGTATGCAGTAGAGAGACAATAGCGAAAAATCACTTCTTCTCCAGAGATCCAAATTCTAAACCAGGAATGCTTGATGGAAATCCGGTTTGGGAAGATATGCTTGAAGTTGCTAGGATGTTAAAATTGGATGTTAAGATAGATGTTGTTCTCAATTTAAAGAAAGAAATAGTCTCTATTTCAATTGGTGAAGTGGAAGCAGCACAAAAAAGGGCCGTTCAATTCTTCGAAGAACATTATGGAATACAAACATCAAAACTTGTTGATGTGACTATAGCCTCAGCATATCCTTTGGAAGCCGATATGATACAATCTGCTAAAGCTCTCATTCATGCAAGTATGATCACTAAAGATAATGGTACTATCATTCTAGCGGCTGAATGTTCTGATGGCGAAGGTCCAGGATTCTATGAGGCTCTATGTTCTAGACCCAAGTCTGAAGAGATCTACAATTGGATTCTTAACGGAAAGACAACTCCTACAGGAGGGCCTCCTGCTGCCAGGGTGAGAGAGCAGATGCTCCGTAAAAAAATTGTATTAGTGACGGAGGGTCTGCCAGATTCCCATATTAAAAAAATGGGATTTGAATACGAGACAAAAATTCAAGATGCTATATCTAAAATTGAAGAAAATCATCAAAAGATGGATGTGGCAGTTCTTCCTTTGGGAGGTGCTACACTTCCGATATTGAATGGTGTTATTAAATCTTGA
- a CDS encoding VOC family protein, which translates to MPKGMILEHIGMVVKNRDESLEFYTKVMGFKLLRKYETDKQRVAYLYLNDQLLELNELFSKDRPLGLSHLGFRVEDMNEAMDELKKHGVELIDGPIKFQPEIYATAKVTEEKLLRALKPTEKPYWLISMFRDSNGVTIELLER; encoded by the coding sequence ATGCCGAAAGGAATGATCCTAGAACATATTGGTATGGTAGTTAAGAACCGTGATGAATCTTTAGAGTTCTATACAAAAGTCATGGGTTTCAAGCTTCTTCGAAAGTATGAAACTGATAAGCAACGCGTAGCGTATCTGTATTTGAACGATCAATTGTTGGAGCTCAATGAGTTGTTTTCAAAGGATCGGCCACTCGGTCTTTCACATCTTGGTTTCAGGGTAGAAGATATGAATGAGGCCATGGACGAACTAAAAAAACATGGTGTCGAGCTAATCGATGGTCCTATAAAATTTCAACCTGAGATATATGCCACAGCAAAGGTAACAGAAGAGAAGCTGTTGAGGGCATTAAAACCTACTGAAAAACCATATTGGCTGATATCTATGTTTCGTGACTCCAATGGAGTGACCATAGAGTTATTGGAGCGTTAA
- a CDS encoding 3-oxoacid CoA-transferase — translation MSEEYNEMELMTVIASRELEDKKIIYVGTGIPMLVTSLAQKTRNLEITPIFEVGGIGPQIPTLPLSVACSRTTWRALRTADSSEAFEIAQSGFADYAFLGGAQIDAYGNLNSTVIGDHDAPKVRFPGSGGANPFASFAWRTIIIMNHEKRRFVEKVDYITSPGYLDGPDSRERVGLPPGTGPYRVITTKGTFDFEEKSKRMRLFALNPGVTVEDIIANTGFEVIIPNKVRQNKPPTREELRILREEVDPYRIILSRGEG, via the coding sequence ATGAGTGAAGAATACAATGAAATGGAATTGATGACAGTAATCGCAAGCAGGGAACTTGAGGATAAGAAGATAATCTATGTTGGAACTGGTATCCCAATGCTTGTAACATCACTCGCACAGAAGACCAGAAACCTAGAGATCACACCGATCTTTGAGGTTGGTGGTATAGGGCCTCAGATACCGACGCTTCCACTATCTGTGGCGTGTTCGAGGACAACTTGGAGAGCCCTAAGAACAGCCGATAGTTCCGAGGCTTTTGAAATAGCCCAGTCAGGTTTCGCAGACTATGCTTTCTTAGGTGGAGCACAAATTGATGCTTATGGTAATTTAAACTCAACAGTTATTGGTGACCATGATGCTCCCAAGGTTAGATTTCCGGGGAGCGGGGGTGCTAATCCCTTCGCTTCATTCGCCTGGAGAACCATTATAATAATGAACCATGAGAAGAGAAGATTCGTTGAAAAGGTCGATTATATTACATCGCCAGGATACCTTGATGGTCCTGACTCCAGAGAAAGAGTTGGACTACCACCGGGAACGGGTCCATACAGGGTTATTACTACAAAAGGAACTTTTGATTTTGAAGAAAAGTCTAAGAGAATGAGGCTTTTTGCTCTTAATCCTGGTGTTACTGTGGAAGATATCATTGCCAATACAGGCTTCGAAGTTATTATTCCAAACAAAGTTAGGCAAAATAAACCACCCACTCGTGAAGAGCTACGGATACTTAGAGAAGAAGTAGATCCCTATAGGATAATACTGAGTCGGGGAGAAGGATAG